From the genome of Thiomicrorhabdus indica:
TGAGAAAAATGAGCATAAAAGAAGAATATCCAGAATAACTTTATGATTTATAAGGAAAAGAAACCACCTTTTTCAGTACATTTGCACCAAAATAGGCAGTTAAAAAACGAATTTTTTTGCCAGTCAGAGTCGTCTAGACAGATCCTAAACACCTTCTAATACTGCCAGCGAATCCCTGCTCTAACACTACGTCCCATTAAAGGTGCAGTGTCTTTTAGGAAAGACAAATGATTTTGCGCGTAGCTATCGAGTAAGTTTTCACCTTTTAACCAAACTCGCCAGTTTCCATATCGACTTTTAACTTTCCAATCTGCATACGCAGATAGCCAAGTGTAGCTGTCCGTTGCCGATTCATATTCCGCTAGCTTATTTGCTTCAAAAACGTGCTTCAAACTAATGTTGGCAGACCAGTTCATCGCTTGATAACCCAATTTCGTTAAATAGCTGTAAGGCGCGGTTCTTGGAAGAGAGTCACCATTATTTTTCTGGGCTAGGCTTGCTTCAAATTGGTTAGTCCAAATAACTGGGCGTTGTTTCCACTGCATCACCTGCCAATCATTGCGCACAGACCCACCGGCAAAAACTGCATCGGTTTGCATGGTTTGCCAAACATCACTTAAGTGAAATGGATCAATCAATGGTTTACCATTTTGATCATAGGCTGAATCTTGGTAGATATAATCCCAGAAGTAATAACCGTAAGTACTGAAGTGCCAATCGGATTGCTCTCCCTCTAAAGCAAGATCCCAATCTAAATTGACCGAGCGCTCTTTTTTCAAATCACGATTACCAAAAACATAACTATCGGTAGCATGATGAAATCCATTCCAATAAAGCTCATCCACACTAGGCAAGCGCTCTAAATAACTGAGGTTCACTTCGGATTGAATGTTCTGAGTCAACGGATGTTTTACACCAGCCGAAATGCTTCCTGCAAACTCGGTTTCATCTTGATAGTAATTGGCATCGACGCGGCTGGGCATCAGCCATGTTTCTTGAATATTACTGGAATCCGCCTGTAAAGCTCGCGCTTCAATATGCGCTCCAATACTCAGATAAACCTCTTCTCCCCATCCTAACAATGGTTTCTCAGCATTTGCACCAAGCATCCAAGTCTGTGTTTCAGTATTCGGCATGGGATGGCCGTGCGAATAAGGCAATCCTGTTGAACTTAGATAGTTCTCTAAAGACGCGCCAACATTGGTATCAATCCCACTTCGACTGGCTGTCGAAAAAGAATCACAAGCACCATGTTCATGACAGACTTTCAACTCATTTGTTCGATAACTGAGTTGCAATTTGCCTAACCAATCATCTAAATAGTAGTCTGCCGAAACAAGAGCTTGTAGCGCTTTTTGTCCAAATAAACCATCTTTGCGACCACCTTCGGTTTCATTATGCAGATAGTCGCTGTAACTCAAATCAAAACTTAGCTTATCAAGCTGTTCGAACAGCTCGGTTTCAGACCAATGCAAACTGTAAATGTCACGTTCCATATCAATACGAGTCGCTCTAGAAGTTTGGTTCGGAATTCCGTAATCTTTATCCAACGTCTCATAACTGACAATCACTTGTGCACTCGGTTTATAACGCCATCCAGCCACTAAGCTCGCCTGTTCCGTCAAAACATCCGAATCTTTTACTAAATTACCATGACCATCCGTGTAATCTTCCGTTTGAATACGATTTGCAGAGATGCCCACCGTAAACTGATCCGATGTAGCGACGGCTTTTCCGCCTAAACTTTGCAGATCGTTATTACTACCAACTTCAGCATCAACTTGTCCTGAAAACCCTTTTTCTGGAAATTGGTGATGTGACTCATTGACTAAGCGCACAGTTCCACCAGCACTGGCTCCATAAACTATAGAAGCAGGCCCCTTAAGCAATTCAATTCGTTCTGAAGCTTTTGGCATGACTCCAACCGCATGATCTTGGCTCATTGCAGAAAGATCATTCATTTCGGTATCATTTTGCAAAATCTTCACACGATAGCCGCTCATGCCACGGACAACAGGACGACCTACCGCAGGACCGTAACTCGCCGATTCCACACTGGCATGTTCCTGCAAATAATCTCCAAGCGTATTACCAGAAGCCTGTTGTTGCAGCAACTCAGAAGCGTTTGACTGCACCTGTCCATTTTGAGCATTGTTAGTTGCTTCAACTTCAACTGTCGGCAAAATTTCGTTGGCAATTGCAGGACAACTACACAGAGACAAAAGCGTAATAAATAGAGGGGGTTTTTTAAAAATAAATGACATA
Proteins encoded in this window:
- a CDS encoding TonB-dependent receptor → MSFIFKKPPLFITLLSLCSCPAIANEILPTVEVEATNNAQNGQVQSNASELLQQQASGNTLGDYLQEHASVESASYGPAVGRPVVRGMSGYRVKILQNDTEMNDLSAMSQDHAVGVMPKASERIELLKGPASIVYGASAGGTVRLVNESHHQFPEKGFSGQVDAEVGSNNDLQSLGGKAVATSDQFTVGISANRIQTEDYTDGHGNLVKDSDVLTEQASLVAGWRYKPSAQVIVSYETLDKDYGIPNQTSRATRIDMERDIYSLHWSETELFEQLDKLSFDLSYSDYLHNETEGGRKDGLFGQKALQALVSADYYLDDWLGKLQLSYRTNELKVCHEHGACDSFSTASRSGIDTNVGASLENYLSSTGLPYSHGHPMPNTETQTWMLGANAEKPLLGWGEEVYLSIGAHIEARALQADSSNIQETWLMPSRVDANYYQDETEFAGSISAGVKHPLTQNIQSEVNLSYLERLPSVDELYWNGFHHATDSYVFGNRDLKKERSVNLDWDLALEGEQSDWHFSTYGYYFWDYIYQDSAYDQNGKPLIDPFHLSDVWQTMQTDAVFAGGSVRNDWQVMQWKQRPVIWTNQFEASLAQKNNGDSLPRTAPYSYLTKLGYQAMNWSANISLKHVFEANKLAEYESATDSYTWLSAYADWKVKSRYGNWRVWLKGENLLDSYAQNHLSFLKDTAPLMGRSVRAGIRWQY